In Silene latifolia isolate original U9 population unplaced genomic scaffold, ASM4854445v1 scaffold_290, whole genome shotgun sequence, the genomic stretch TTATATAGTATATTATTTATAATCATTATGATTATAATTACAGACCATATTTTATGTGTCATCACGATTGTATTAAGAGAAACTAATACGATAAGTTCTCTCTTATTATATTCTATAAGGTGATCATTTAAAATCATTTTACTAGACCATTTGATCATTAGGGTAATTTAAAGATGAAAAAAATGCAATGAGACTTCACTAATGTGTTCTAAGTGACTAATTCTATGCGTTAATAAACTCCGTAAATCTCTTAAATAAAATATACTTTTTAAATTTCATTTTGATTGATTGTTCTCTTCTGATCTGTTCAAAATTTAATTCTAAATGAAATACTCTGTAAAAGGCAAGTAGGGAAGGGCAAACGTCTAGGTTATGTAGATTGAGGGTTGTGTGTGAAAACCCAACCCATAGGGAGGATGAGAAGGTTCCCTGCTTTTGTCTGCTCTCACACCACAAGGGCGGGCCCCCACTAAAAGACATTCTTTGTGGGACCCACCATAAATAACACGCATACCTAGGTTGTTAATCTAATCTTTAATTATTTTGTTAagtagtaataatactaatcacAATCATATGCTCCTCTACTTTATTAAAACCGTAGCTTTATATATATTCTACtgtataatactaataatactgtAATAGGGACTGCTTACTTAATTAGTTAATTAGGTGTAGGCTCTAGTAATCAAGATCTTGTTTAGGAGGATATTAGATAGATATGCGTATGttatatgatgatgatgacgttATCCTGATCATAATACATTTGTTGCACTTGTGCATGTTAATCTTGCACCATCGTctcgtcagataaagcggccacgcaaaatttaaaagcaacggaagacatttgaggtgccggtatgccataaaccagcattcgtcgaacctcgaataatcgtgaaaaatagattaatattcgtttaatgctcgttatttgaggctgaattgaataggttaatACATTTGTTGGACTTGTGCATGTTAATCTTGCACCATCGTCTGGTGCGCATGGTTTTAAGATCACCTCTCTTATTAATGTATTAGTCTCGTTGCCAAGATAATAAATAAAAACGTAGGTTTATTTAGCAATTAGCATGCATTTGAAAGTGAGTGACACAGGCACAGCCAAGATAAACTTTGAAAGCCGCGGATTTATTATCTCATCATCCGTAAAGTTAGCTTACAAAGCAAAAGTTAATTTAGGTAAGTCAGTAACAGTATCTCTTTCGACTTTACCAATCAAGGAGATGATTGGTTGACTAGCTACCACTCCAATCGCAAGACCGCCCAATTATAAAGTTACTGCTAAAGGATACGGTAAAATATATACAGAGTATATATGTTGCTAGGTAAAGAGATTAACCTACGTTGACAGTTGACACTCAGCTGCATAAAACCTCAAACACTGGCGCATGCTAAATTTTTACGTACAAATATAAAATAATTGAAGCACTGTAATTTCAATTTTGACAGTCACTAATGTATAATGTCATAGGGCATTTGCTCGGGTACCAGAATTTGACTTCCGATCCGCTCAAAAATTCTTACATAAATGTGATCCAGATTAGGGCTTAGGCACTACTTCGTGTAGAGATAAATCATGGATTCTATTAACTTGTTTTAATATAGTTATCCAAAAGATACTATTCTGTAGATGACTAAGATTTAcacatttttttttgtaaaaattaaCGATAATTTTACTAGCTCCTAATAAAATTGTTCAATATTTAGATGTGcaaagaaagaataaatataatgaaacttgcaaaaaaaaaaaaaaaaagggaactcAAGATTTTGAAATCTTCATACTAGAAATTAAACATAGGTGAAAGAAAACTAGTCGATAATTAATCCGTACTAACGTAAGTGAATGTGGCACTTATCGGGAGAAATTAGAGTAatccatgatagatgaaccaactcaaccaaaaccttaaggtgatggttgaggccaactattataaatattcctattaatcCATAAGTGAATGTGGGACTTATAAttcaaatgaaaataaaaaagaaagttGGAATAGTAGTCCTAGTGAAGTTGGATGTGAAGCGCGTAAACTGCATATGCCTGAGAATAAAGGGGATTGATTATTTAGGTAATATTAGAATTAGCAATAAGTCTTTTCTGtaacgggtatatccgtcacaagtttatgACGGGTCAATATGACTCACTTGAGTAGATAAAACAAACATAAGGTACCTAGGGAGATTCAATATCTTGTCTTTTAATTACTTATATGGGTTTCATTGGCCTTTTATAAGCTtgttttaaatgagaatttgtgtagaaTTAATGGAGTACTTATTACTTTATTAGCAGTCGTTATTATTTTAAACAAAAAGAGAAGTATATATTATAATTCCTGAGCGAATACTACCGACAATCTTATACGTCAACCAGATTGATTAAAGTGCATAAAATAAATAACCTTGAAAGGCAACACGTAGGATACGTATGTATGTATAACAAACTATACTTTATCTTTTTCTCTGTAAACTCTAATCATGTCTGAATACTACTAGTCTACATACGACTGACGACTACTCACATAATTATTATACTTTGCTCTTTCCAAATTAGACCTCGTGTTCATATTAACCTCctaaattaaattatatacacTCTTATCAGAAATTGGCCCCCACATTATCACGTTATTCGTTACGAGCTAATATTAACAACAGCCTCTTTAATTTGTTGCTCCATCTCTAGTACTCCACGTTAATTAGTGTGGATATGCTCGTAGCCATGTAACGTAAGTTCTGTTTATATAAATATGTTGATGGGGGTACATTACGTACATAGATTTATATTTGTTGTTTGGGTTTAAAATTGAAATAGGATACATCCTTAATTGAGTTCGGACACGTGGTAGATAAGAAAATCAAGAGAGAAAGAAATGTGTATTGGAAATGATAAAGAGTATTTTGTACTCAGTCCGTCTTATTGAAGACgaccactatccgtcacaagttgaagatGGATAGTAACCCTCTCATAAAATCCAAGTGGGTGGTAAGTGGGGGTTTTCATTTTTcccccacttgcactatccatttgcattttgtgagatggacactatccgtcttcagtttTTAAcagatagtgtccgtcttcaataaattttttgtgttttgtacCACATTGATAGAATAAGGAATTTTTGTTGTGTTTATATATATACCTTGTAGCCTTCTACTAGCTACTTGTTATTATGAAGCCCTAGGAAACATGTGGTAACTAACGACAGTGCTTTGGGTCTTTGCTGGAACCCGAGGCAATATTTCATTTAATTCCAGCATTATATTTTCTGTAATCAACTAGTGCCTAGTGCCTCTGCTAAGAATTGGGAGTTAGTTTATAGAGCTCATCATTTATTGTTGAATTAATTAAGATGGGGATTGCTCATTTGGTTGGAGGGGGGTAATAtgtttgatggggcatattctgcaccgctgaccaagtcaacacactgagcaaggtcaaagatatccacagcaagtcaacgacttagatagcctagccgatgcatcccatcggcctgccacctgggtctcggcgtgacaacctgccagccgggacacacatccgcgtactcatatccaagacccctcaacgcctacgtcctagaagtcccggtgccaaacAAGCTAAAActgccacccctatcatacaagggggatagcgatccagccgaccacgctgaggctttcgagtcttacatgtcggtatgggagcagcccgacgaggtctggtgccgaattttcccaacaactttacATGGGATGGCTCGAgtcggtacaaagggcttcccgatggctcggtgtactactacgccgacctgaAGGGCGCTTTCCTAACCCAAAGACTccgcaataagagaagggccgtagagacctccgacctcctaactatcgacgggagggaggcgagtctctccggctacgtgaagaggtttgatggaaaggtccagcagattcgagaaattaatcccgagccgGCGGCCTTCggccgatgaagggcctcccgaggggagccttaaaaacgagctcatcaagagcggaggctTAGGCCGGGACGCCGCCGGAAGccggccgaccaggccatcaaggtagaagactatcacaagacgggTAGATCCCGGCCAAGCCGAGCACTCGAAAAGAGGAGTCACCATCAGGACAGCCAGGACGAAGAacgccgcgacaacaacggttcgcggtccgatggaaaacgccgtgagaataatagatcACGGTCGGACAGATCCGACCGGAGGCAAGACTCGGTGGGCGCCGGGTGgaattcgggaacgtaccaccagaggcggtatagtgaaaaaacccccctcgtcgtatcagccgccgaggtcttcgccctgagcaaaaacgagggccagaagtgggagagaccccccaagccaaaaagtgacggtgacacgagccagtactgtgagtaccacggccacaccggccatttaaccaacgactgtcgccatctgaagaatgccatagaggaactgatccggaagggaagcctcggcaagtacgtcgcaaaaggccaaaagactgacgccggcaGTTCAGATAAAAAGTCCgttttcgaacggataggagtgattcacgttgtcatcgggggcaacgagaacggagggtccgctcatgggcacaaacgacacctaaacgagctatatcaggccatcaactttgtgcccaactcagggatcccctctgcaagcatccccgacatgactattggaagaaaggactacgaaggggtcatcgcccctcacagcgacccgctcgtagtcaatttagacatatccaaccacctggtcaagaggtgcctgattgacacaggcgcatacacgaacatcatgtttagagaatgcttcctcggcctcggcctgaagatcaaagacttaagcccctgcaccaacccgctatacagcttttctggggccggcctggtaccactgggGTCAATTAGGCTCCCGGTGAGATTCGGCGAAAAGACGTCAACCAAGAACGTCCTAGCCGAGtttgtggtcatcgacggctcgtccgcatacaacgtcctcataggccgggtcaccctaagcgaggccgacgcagtgatgtccatccgggccctaacactgatgtacgtctcggaccggggggaagcgcataagttCGTCtttcggcggcgagtcaacattgtccgccggcctgccataggtccctcggccgaggggtagatcagtctttccacctgctagccacttggccacttggccactacgtgacaaaaggtgaaagtctataaatactccccaaccttcattgaggaaagcatctcacaattataacctaaatacactattcatctggtaatatctcccttatctctctacaatacgcacctagccaagtaacacagcttaatcctttaagtttactgacttgagcgtcggagtgagtacgcttggcacacacGGCCCAAGCCCTCgccttcgttcattgttgcaggagaggccgagtgggacgataggagcaagaaggattcagctcaagacattattctacgagccacgggtggtaactaatcactgctctggaattatacccggaacaattggcgccgtctgtggggagaggACGGGAGTTGAAACCGGTTTCGACGCCGTTTTCCGCGTCCGACACACTACGCCGCTAACCACCCGGGcctgcgcctcctccttgctcaagcccttcagccgctgttccataaggtcattcggcgacgtcctgcgatcatgggccagagccttgggatgcaagttagcaacggttttgtctttatgcagccccattctccgaagaagatcctcagataggtccggtccaaagtggtctgcaaaagaaacaaagaatCAAGAAGAGGAAATAAATCGAAGCCCGAGAAAAAAGGAGCATTGAGAGCGGTgacgggcctcacaccgaccccactcaccctgcgccagggccggtatgaggccgacgtagcaaagcggctcatcctgaagaatgatctgcgtcgggggaatccatcttttcggcaccccactcttgtccacctcgaagagcctcatcgccaacctctcatcctccttcagatggaccctgctggcatccattttcagatgtttccgggtgacccatctgtcatgctccgccctagtctcacaccgcaaattaacctggtgctggaaggagcggggcagcggatagtcgtccgacaccttaacgtacacccaccgaccctgccagtccttgcaagaagagagCTTGTCAACAGAGACGTAACCTTGCTCcgtttgcacgctgtaccatccgacacgGCCAGAGATTGATGGTTTCAGATAATGAAGTcgacggaataaattcaccgtcggagcctctcccttgaagagacaaagccagaccaaaccgattatggttctcatggccaacgggtgcagttgggcaacggcaacgttcatagccttaattatggccataacatacccattcagaggaaaccggagaccatactccaaatgccgcatgtacaCACCGGTGTGGCCTGGCGGAGGACAACAGACGGACTGACCCTCCCCAGGGATGACAATTTCGTATCCActaccgaagaaaaaatggccctcgaaaagtttTTCACGGAACAACCGGCAAGCTTATGGGACCAAACACGGTCAAGGCGAACCTTACAGGCATCACCGTGATCCATGACGATCTTGCCTCTCATTAGGACGAGGCCTTTCCTCCTCctcaccaaaatcatcaccaaaatcaccacaagaatcttcatcctcccattcctccgtaACCGAGGATCAACCTccggagaaggagacctaggaccctcCGACACAGCCCACTAGGTCCAAAGAtcggcagaagacatgttcacaacaaattactagcaaagaaaagaaaaattcgtttgtttaccttcAAAGGAAAAAGTGCTAGCCGGATCAAAAACTCTAAAGATTGGAAGAAAAAAGAAGCCCTTTGGTTTAGCAAgacgaaaattttgaagaaaatttgagaaaatgaaattagtgaccaaaatcacggaaaaagcgcctatttataggaaaaaagcCCACAATGAAGGGCCAATCGAGCACGACCCATGAAGCAACAAACCAATCAACGAGCaaacacgtgtcgagcatgcaacaacggaatgtcaatcgtcgcaacagttaaacgtcaatcaatgcaacagtgaccaagcgtcttcaacacgcccgttcacatcccttcaactattcattttcctcaacaaattcctaggtatccggTCTCCGCCGCCAtccgatcaaccaagctaggaagcacggcacggggcaatcaaaatcaacctaaGCACTCTCGGCCTTGGTCACGGCCGGCGTcatattcttttccacatcgagtgccctttacgcatccatgtggaggggggatatggtatacggcacggcctaggatatggtatacggcacggcctagcaagagccacgccgatgcacaagaagaagccgatgcggaaaatttctaaaaattacttgtgcagaatacatgctcaacgtacatcggagcctataccacggcatagactacgctgggggcaaattgatggggcatattctgcaccgctgaccaagtcaacacaccgagcaaggtcaaagatatccacaagaagtcaacgacttagatagcctagccgatgcatcccatcggccgcCACacgggtctcggcgtgacaacctgcccggtagacacacatccgcgtactcatatccaagaccccggcggcgagtcaacattgtccgccggccgccataggtccctcggccgaggggtagatcgatctttccaccgctagccacttggccacttggccactacgtgacaaaaggtgaaagtctataaatactccccaaccttcattgaggaaagcatctcacaattataacctaaatacactattcatctggtaatatctcccttatctctctacaatacgcacctagccaagtaacacaccttaatcctttaagtttccgacttgagcgtcggagtgagtacgcttggcacatgCCCAAGCCCTcgattcgttcattgttgcaggagaggccgagtgggacgataggagcaagaaggattcagctcaagacattattctacgagccacgggtggtaactaatcactgctctggaattatacccggaacaatgTTTAGGGTGATGCATAAATAAAACAGATGATATTATCAGGCGATGCCAATCCAAGCCTGTTTTACATACATATGCTTACACAGATTTACTACACTATTACCAAGAGTATACTAAACATGAGTTATTATGAATAAAACAGCAGGCCAGGgaatataattatataaatataaatataaataaatcatATCATGTACTATGACAAGAGGTGAGGTTGCAGGGGATTTGAGCATGGCCACCTGAATTAGCCCTCTTGAACCTAAGAGCAGTCACCAGGACTGTGGTGTTGGAACCAGCCAATGCGGCGTTGAAGTGGGTCACGACTTGAAAGGCATTGTATGGGAAATCAAAGTTGTTGTAGGAGTTGAGTAAGGAGGTAATAGCTTCCCTTAAGAGAGTCTTGTAAGGGTCACCTCTGCCTTGTAGCCCTTTGTACAGTGTCATGTCTCTCCCATACTTGTTCCCTGCTAGCGGACTCAACACTAGACCTACTCTCATTTCTGGTTTCATTGCTCCCCATTTGCATTTGTACTTGCCCATCATCCATTTTCTGATATAACAACAACATTACCACTATTTGATTtatgctatatatatatatatatataaatggcGGCTTCTCTATATATTTTCAAAGTTGTAAACTAGGTCTACACCCATAATTATAGTGAGGAGTAGTTAAGTAAAAAAAGAAAATTACCAGAAACCATCAGAGAAGATATAGACTTACTTATAAGAACAGGCTGTTTGTTGCAGGAAGGGCGATGAAGGAAATGGAGGCAATCCTGGGATAGGCGGTAGCCTGAAGATCGGAGAAAACTCCCTAGGAGGCGTGGAAGGTGACACAGGG encodes the following:
- the LOC141639166 gene encoding uncharacterized protein LOC141639166 isoform X2, coding for MLSGTVFCDQCKDGQLSVFDYPLSGMKVAMVCPGSDGQMIMVEECTTNMLGNYGFTFPGTPDLTRCYTQIVSANSNSCGAATGPPKTARLMFTMFDMAIYTVDPLISQPAQPMSYCSTSSSPTTHSPPPLTVGSSSPVSPSTPPREFSPIFRLPPIPGLPPFPSSPFLQQTACSYKKWMMGKYKCKWGAMKPEMRVGLVLSPLAGNKYGRDMTLYKGLQGRGDPYKTLLREAITSLLNSYNNFDFPYNAFQVVTHFNAALAGSNTTVLVTALRFKRANSGGHAQIPCNLTSCHST